TAAGGGAGGATATATATGGTTGGGTTAATAATAATTATAATAATGCTGTTTCTTTATTTATTTTATGCTCTTTTCAATCCTGAAAAATTTTAACGACATTTCACAAGGAGGTCTATTAAATGGATGTTATGCAAATTATTATACCGTTAATTATTTTCGTTTTAATTGTTATTCCTTTAGGAAGATATGTCTGTAACGTTCTAAGTGGGGAAAAAAGCTTTGTTGATCCATTTCTTAACAAAGTTGATAATTTAATTTTTAAAGTAACAGGAATAAATCACAATGAAATGACCTGGAAAACATATGTCTTAGCAATAATAATATCAAATGCAGTAATGTGTTTATGTGCTTATATTATTTTAAGGATACAAAGTCTACACTTTCTAAATCCTAATAATATAACAGCAATGAAGCCAGATTTATCGTTTAATACAGCTATAAGTTTTATAACAAATACTAATCTACAAGGTTATGCTGGAGAATCAGGAGTATCTTATTTAAGTCAGATGGTAGTAATGACCTTTTTAATGTTTACATCTGCATCTACTGGTTTTGCTGCTGCAGGTGCATTTATGAGAGGAATTATTGGCAGAAAAAAAACACTTGGAAATTTTTTCGTAGATATGACAAGAATAATTACAAGAATTTTACTTCCATTATCAATATTTGTTACAGTGATTTTAGTATCGCAAGGAGTACCTCAAACTCTTGCCCCAAATAAAACTATAACAACAATAGAAAGTAAATATCAAGATATCGCAATGGGACCAGTTGCATCCCTTGAATCAATAAAGCATATAGGAACAAATGGTGGAGGGTTCTTTAATGCAAACTCTGCACATCCTTTTGAAAATCCAACTCCATTTTCAAATTTAGTTGAATTACTTTCAATGATGGTTTTACCTGGAGCATTAGTTATTGCCTTTGGATTAATGCTTAAAAATAAAAAACAAAGTTGGATGATTTTTATTACAATGGGTGTCTTACTTGTAATGATGATTCCGATTATATACATGTCAGAAAAAGCTGGAAATCCGAACTTAGCTAAAGTAGGGTTAAGTCAAGTTATGGGTAATATGGAGGGTAAAGAGGTTAGATTTGGCATCGCAGCATCAGCATTATTTACTACTATTACAACTGCTTTTACCACTGGAACTGTAAATACTATGCACGATTCACTAATGCCCCTGGGAGGACTTGTACCATTATGGAATATGATGCTTAATGTTGTTTTCGGTGGTAAGGGTGTAGGTTTTATGAATATGATGATGTATGCAATAATTACAGTATTTATTGCAGGGTTAATGGTTGGACGGACACCTGAATTTTTAGGTAAGAAAATAGAAGGTAAAGAGATAAAATTGATTGCACTTGCAATACTAGTGCATCCACTTATAATATTATTTCCATCGGCTGTGGCACTTTCAACAAAAATGGGACTTAGCTCAATAGCAAATCCCGGCTTTCATGGACTAACTGAAACAGTTTATCAATTTACATCCTCGGCGGCCAATAACGGTTCAGCATTTGCAGGTTTTAATGGAAACACAATGTTTGCGAATACTACAACGGGTATTGTAATGCTCCTTGGAAGATATTTATCAATAATAATACTACTCGCTGTTGCAGGCTCTTTAGCATCTAAACATGCTGTTCCTGAAACTATGGCTACATTTAGAACAGATAATAGCATATTTGTAGTGATTTTAATTAGTGTTGTAATAATAATAGGTGCTTTGACATTTTTGCCAGCACTTGCGCTTGGACCTATAGCAGAACATTTAATGCTGGGTCATTAGGAAGGGGTGTAGATATATTATGAGTAAGAAAAAAATTATAACTGGAGATATACTTAAAGAGGCTACTAAGGGCGCTTTTATAAAACTAAACCCCAAATACATGATGAAAAATCCTGTTATGTTTGTAGTTGAGATTGGTTTTTTGGTAACTTTATTTTTGACCTTTTTCCCATATATATTTGGCGATAAAGGACAAAATATTAGAGCTTATAATGGACTGGTATCCTTTATATTATTAGTTACAGTTCTGTTTGCAAATTTTGCTGAAGCAGTGGCTGAAGGACGTGGAAAAGCTCAAGCTGAAAGTTTGAAGAAAGCTCGTACAGATGCTATGGCAAAGTTACTTGATTCTAAAGGAAATTTTAAAGTAGTAAGTGCTGCCCAATTAAAAAAAGGAGATATAGTTCTTGTTGAGACTGGTGATTTTATTCCTAATGATGGAGAAGTAATTGAGGGGCTTGCATCAGTCGATGAATCTGCAATTACTGGAGAATCGGCTCCTGTACTTAAGGAATCAGGTGGTGACTTTGGATCAGTAACAGGAGGAACAAAGGTTGTCAGTGATTGGCTTAAAGTTGAAATAACAGTAACTCCGGGAGAGTCATTTTTAGATAAGATGATTAAACTTGTTGAAGGTGCTTCAAGAAAAAAGACACCAAATGAAATTGCGTTAAGTACGCTACTTGTAGCTTTAACAATAATATTTTTAATTGTTATAGTAACTTTATATCCTATGGCTAACTACTCTAAAGTTACGTTGCAAGTATCTACGCTTATTGCATTGCTTGTGTGTTTGATTCCTACAACTATTGGAGGACTTCTCTCAGCAATTGGAATAGCCGGAATGGACAGGGTTACAAGATTTAACGTAATCGCAATGTCTGGTAAAGCTGTCGAGGCTTGTGGAGATGTAGATACAATGATTCTTGATAAAACTGGAACAATAACTTATGGTAACAGACTTGCAGCTGAATTTATACCTGTGGGAAGACATACTTTAGAAGATCTTAGATTTCAATCTTTAATTTCATCAATAAAAGATACAACTCCAGAAGGTAAGTCAGTAATTGAACTTGCAAAAAAACAAGGAGTTTCAATTAATGAAGATGATTATAATGATGCTGAATTTGTAGAGTTTACGGCGCAGACAAGAATGAGCGGTATGAACCTATCAAATGGAGTTCAAATTCGAAAAGGTGCATCAGATTCTATAATTAAATATGTGGAGAAAATCAATGGAAAAGCTCCTACAGATTTAGAAGCTGCTGTAATAAGAGTTGCTAGTGCTGGTGGTACACCACTTACCGTTTGCGTAGGAAATGAAGTATTCGGTGTTATTTATTTAAAAGATACTGTAAAACCTGGTCTTACAGCAAGGTTTGCAAGACTTCGGGAAATGGGTATTAAAACTATTATGTGTACTGGAGATAATCCTCTTACTGCAGCAACTATAGCTAGGGAAGCTGGTGTAGATGATTTTGTAGCAGAATGCAAGCCAGAAGATAAAATTGCTGTAATTAAAAAAGAACAGGATTTAGGTAAGCTTGTTGCTATGACAGGAGACGGAACAAATGATGCACCAGCACTAGCGATGGCAGATGTAGGAATTGCAATGAATAGTGGAACTACAGCAGCTAAAGAAGCTGCAAATATGGTTGATCTTGATTCAGATCCTACAAAAATATTAGAGGTTGTAGAAATTGGTAAACAACTCCTTATAACAAGAGGTGCATTAACTACTTTTAGTATAGCAAATGATGTAGCAAAATACTTTGCAATTATTCCTGCTATGTTTGCAGCTGGCATACCAAGAATGAATGTACTTAATGTTATGAGACTATCAACGCCTCATAGTGCCATACTATCTGCATTAATATTTAATGCTATAATAATCCCAGCATTAATTCCTATTGCAATGAAAGGTGTTAAATACACACCAATGAAATCAGAAGATCTGCTTCGCAGAAATCTTTTGATTTATGGATTAGGTGGACTTGTTGCTCCTTTTGTAGGAATTAAAATATTGGATTTAGCAGTTACACCATTGCTTAGAATTCTAAACTTAGGTTAATCTTAGGTTTTATATGAGGAGAGATAGAAATGAAAGATATGTTAAAAAAATCAGTATTATTAAGTGTGGTACTCTTTGCTCTATGTGGTTTAATATATCCTCTAGCTATGACTGGAATAAGTCAAGTGTTATTCAACAACAAGGCTAATGGAAGTATGGTTAGCCTTAATGGGAAAGAGGTTGGCTCAGGGCTTATAGGGCAAAGTTTTACTGATGAAAGATTTTTTCGCTCTAGAGTTTCAAATTCTAATTATAATACCTATACAAAAGCAGATTTGAAGCCTGATAGTAAAGGGAATATTGCATATACAGGTGTAACTTCTGGGTCTTCTAATCTTGGCCCATCAAATCCTGTTTTAATGGATAGAGTAAAAAAAGATATGGATGATTTTTTGAAAAGTCATCCTGGTTTAAAAGCAGGAGATGTACCTACTGATTTACTAACAAGTTCTGCTTCAGGACTTGATCCTAATATTAGTCCAGAGTCTGCTAAGATACAGGTAGCAGCTGTTGCCAAGGCTACTAATATTAGTACAACTGATTTAAATAATATTATAACGAAAAATACAGAAGGAAGAACCCTAGGGATATTTGGAGAACCAAGGGTGAATGTATTAAAAGCTAATTTAGATATAGCAAATATATTAAGAAGCAAAGGCACACTTTAAAAAGAAAGAAATCTATTATATAATGTAAAAGATGATATTAAGGTAATTAAGAAGTCAGGCTGGAGAACTAAACAGTCTGGCTTTAACTACATTCAAAAGGAAAGACTCCAATTGTTATAGGTGAAATTTAATTAGTGTAATTATTTTAGTACAATCTTAAATTTATATGAACAATAAAATTAATGAGGTAGGTGAATAGTATGAAAAAGGTTTTGGTAATAGATGATACAAAAAATATAAGAATGTTATTAACCACATGTCTTGAACTAAAAGGTTATAAAGTTCTTACTGCGGATGCTGGTAAATCAGCTATAGATATATTAAAAGAAGAAAAGCAAAGTATTGATATAATATTTTTAGATATAAGAATGCCGGAAATGAGTGGAACTGAGGTTTTAAAGATAATTCGCGATATGGGTTTTAATTGCCCTGTTATTGTTATGACTGCATTTGCTACAGTGAAAAATGCTGTTGATTGTACTAAACTTGGAGCTGTAGCTTACCTTCAAAAACCATTTTCGCCTGATAGAGTTACTTCTGTTTTAGAAGAAATATTTAATTCAAACGAAAACCTTGATAAAAGTTTTGTTGAAAGTCCAAAAGATTTAGAAGAAGAAAAGATATTAATAGCAAAATCAAAAAAGTTGCTTGAAGAGGGAGAATTTGAGGAGGCTCATAATACTTTAAAAATAGTACTCGGAATAAATCCTTATAATAAAGAAATTTATCATTTAATAAGTGAGGTAAATAAGAACTTAAATAAATTTGATGAAGCAGAATTATTTAATAACATTTACGAACTATTTTAAAATAATATAATGATTATATAGAAATTACAGTGATAATGAAAATATATTTAGGATGTGATAGTGGATGGAGGCTTATGAAAAAGAAACCAGAGGGAAATTAAAAATATATATTGGTGGAGCTCCAGGTGTGGGCAAGAGTTATCAAATGCTCCATGATGCTAATGATATGAAAAAAAGTAATATAGATATTATCATAGGTATAATAGAAACTTATGGAAGAGTGGGAACAGAAGAACAAATAGGACATTTAGAGATTCTTCCTTTAAAAGAAATAAAATATAAAGGAATTAATCTAAAAGAACTTGATATCGATGGAGTTATAGCACGAAAACCAGAGTTTGTTATAATAGATGAGTTAGCACATACTAATGTGCCTACATCTAGAAATAAAAAGCGTTTTGAAGATGTTCTAGAAATATTAGATAATGGCATAAATGTAATGACCGCAGTTAATATTCAGCATTTAGAAAGTCTAAATGATCATGTTAGTAGAATGACTGGAATTAAGGTTAAAGAAACGTTGCCAGATAAAATTATTGACATTGCAGATGAAATTGAAGTTGTAGATGTATCTCCTGATGCACTTCGCGGGCGAATACAGGACGGAAAAGTTTATTCAGAGGATAAAATTGAGGATGCACTTCATAACTTTTTTAGAATAGGGAATTTAACTGCATTAAGAGAACTTACTTTAAGAGAAGTTGCAAATGAAGTGGATGAAAAACTTGTAATATACAAGAATAAAAAGAAGGTAGCTGGATTAATAGGAGCGCAAGAAAAAATATTAGTATGTGTTAATCTTAATTTTAATGCAGAATACTTAATTAGGCGCGGTTATAGAATGGCAAAAATGTTAAAAGCAGAATTTTATGTGCTAACTGTAAGTAAACCTTATAATCATGGAATAGAAGAGTCAAAGAAATTAGAAGAATTAAAGAAATTATGTGAGAAGCTTGATGTGGAACTTAAGGTGGAAAGATCAAAACATCGTGAAAGACCTATTATTGAGTTCGCAACTTGTAATAATATAACCCAGATAATTATAGGCCCATCTGCTAGAACTAGATTTCATGAGATTTTAAGGGGGTCAATTGTTAGAACAATAATGAGAGATACCAAATATATTGATGTGCTTGTGGTTGCAGATCCCGTTCACTAAAATATAATTACAAGATATATTGAATTTAAGGGGGCGTGTTTTATTAAAACATTAAAAAGCAAAATTGTAACTATTAATGTGTTTTTAGTTTTAGTTATAGTAATGATTGGACTACTCTCAAGCTTTAACATATACAGGGTAGGTGGAAAGATAGATGGATTAATAACAAATAATTACAAGAGTATTGATGCTTCAACTAAAATGACTGAGGTTATTGAAATCCAGGATAAGACAATTCTTAGATATATTGCTTTTGAAAATAAAAGTACAATAGATATTATTTATAATAATAATGAAGAATTTTATAAGTGGCTTAATGTTGCAAAAACCAATATAACTGAAGTTGGTGAAGCTAATAATACTAATAGAATAAGTGAGGACTATCTTCTGTTTGTTAAGACTTTCTCAAAATTTCACGAATATCAAACTTCTCACACAAGCCAGGATAATATAAAATTTTATAATTCTAAAATTTATCCTTCTGTAGTTAAGGTTAAAGCCGATTTAGGAATTTTAGCAAAACTTAATGAGAAAGCTATGTTTAAAGGAAGAGACAATGCAAAAAGTAATGCATTAAATGCAATGCATTTTATATTATTAATTTCCTCCATAGCTGCAATTATAGGATTAATAATATCACTTATATTTACAAATAAGTCTTTAAAACCTATATATCTACTC
This window of the Clostridium estertheticum genome carries:
- the kdpF gene encoding K(+)-transporting ATPase subunit F; the protein is MVGLIIIIIMLFLYLFYALFNPEKF
- the kdpA gene encoding potassium-transporting ATPase subunit KdpA, encoding MDVMQIIIPLIIFVLIVIPLGRYVCNVLSGEKSFVDPFLNKVDNLIFKVTGINHNEMTWKTYVLAIIISNAVMCLCAYIILRIQSLHFLNPNNITAMKPDLSFNTAISFITNTNLQGYAGESGVSYLSQMVVMTFLMFTSASTGFAAAGAFMRGIIGRKKTLGNFFVDMTRIITRILLPLSIFVTVILVSQGVPQTLAPNKTITTIESKYQDIAMGPVASLESIKHIGTNGGGFFNANSAHPFENPTPFSNLVELLSMMVLPGALVIAFGLMLKNKKQSWMIFITMGVLLVMMIPIIYMSEKAGNPNLAKVGLSQVMGNMEGKEVRFGIAASALFTTITTAFTTGTVNTMHDSLMPLGGLVPLWNMMLNVVFGGKGVGFMNMMMYAIITVFIAGLMVGRTPEFLGKKIEGKEIKLIALAILVHPLIILFPSAVALSTKMGLSSIANPGFHGLTETVYQFTSSAANNGSAFAGFNGNTMFANTTTGIVMLLGRYLSIIILLAVAGSLASKHAVPETMATFRTDNSIFVVILISVVIIIGALTFLPALALGPIAEHLMLGH
- the kdpB gene encoding potassium-transporting ATPase subunit KdpB, coding for MMSKKKIITGDILKEATKGAFIKLNPKYMMKNPVMFVVEIGFLVTLFLTFFPYIFGDKGQNIRAYNGLVSFILLVTVLFANFAEAVAEGRGKAQAESLKKARTDAMAKLLDSKGNFKVVSAAQLKKGDIVLVETGDFIPNDGEVIEGLASVDESAITGESAPVLKESGGDFGSVTGGTKVVSDWLKVEITVTPGESFLDKMIKLVEGASRKKTPNEIALSTLLVALTIIFLIVIVTLYPMANYSKVTLQVSTLIALLVCLIPTTIGGLLSAIGIAGMDRVTRFNVIAMSGKAVEACGDVDTMILDKTGTITYGNRLAAEFIPVGRHTLEDLRFQSLISSIKDTTPEGKSVIELAKKQGVSINEDDYNDAEFVEFTAQTRMSGMNLSNGVQIRKGASDSIIKYVEKINGKAPTDLEAAVIRVASAGGTPLTVCVGNEVFGVIYLKDTVKPGLTARFARLREMGIKTIMCTGDNPLTAATIAREAGVDDFVAECKPEDKIAVIKKEQDLGKLVAMTGDGTNDAPALAMADVGIAMNSGTTAAKEAANMVDLDSDPTKILEVVEIGKQLLITRGALTTFSIANDVAKYFAIIPAMFAAGIPRMNVLNVMRLSTPHSAILSALIFNAIIIPALIPIAMKGVKYTPMKSEDLLRRNLLIYGLGGLVAPFVGIKILDLAVTPLLRILNLG
- the kdpC gene encoding potassium-transporting ATPase subunit KdpC, whose product is MKDMLKKSVLLSVVLFALCGLIYPLAMTGISQVLFNNKANGSMVSLNGKEVGSGLIGQSFTDERFFRSRVSNSNYNTYTKADLKPDSKGNIAYTGVTSGSSNLGPSNPVLMDRVKKDMDDFLKSHPGLKAGDVPTDLLTSSASGLDPNISPESAKIQVAAVAKATNISTTDLNNIITKNTEGRTLGIFGEPRVNVLKANLDIANILRSKGTL
- a CDS encoding response regulator → MKKVLVIDDTKNIRMLLTTCLELKGYKVLTADAGKSAIDILKEEKQSIDIIFLDIRMPEMSGTEVLKIIRDMGFNCPVIVMTAFATVKNAVDCTKLGAVAYLQKPFSPDRVTSVLEEIFNSNENLDKSFVESPKDLEEEKILIAKSKKLLEEGEFEEAHNTLKIVLGINPYNKEIYHLISEVNKNLNKFDEAELFNNIYELF
- a CDS encoding universal stress protein, which gives rise to MEAYEKETRGKLKIYIGGAPGVGKSYQMLHDANDMKKSNIDIIIGIIETYGRVGTEEQIGHLEILPLKEIKYKGINLKELDIDGVIARKPEFVIIDELAHTNVPTSRNKKRFEDVLEILDNGINVMTAVNIQHLESLNDHVSRMTGIKVKETLPDKIIDIADEIEVVDVSPDALRGRIQDGKVYSEDKIEDALHNFFRIGNLTALRELTLREVANEVDEKLVIYKNKKKVAGLIGAQEKILVCVNLNFNAEYLIRRGYRMAKMLKAEFYVLTVSKPYNHGIEESKKLEELKKLCEKLDVELKVERSKHRERPIIEFATCNNITQIIIGPSARTRFHEILRGSIVRTIMRDTKYIDVLVVADPVH